In a genomic window of Amycolatopsis japonica:
- a CDS encoding ABC transporter permease, with product MNLFEYISDRWDRLALQGLLHVSAVVQCTILAAVLGVVIGVAVYRSPIGSAVATALASTILTVPSFALLGLLIPVFGLGANTTVIALVLYALLPIVRNTIVGLSGVDPAVSDAARGIGMSRFGVLTRVELRLAWPAILAGMRVATQMLMGIAVIAAYAKGPGLGSEVFSGLTNAGSTNSLNQALTGTLGVVVLALVLDAVYVLINRLTVSRGVRG from the coding sequence ATGAACCTCTTCGAGTACATCTCGGATCGGTGGGACAGACTCGCCCTCCAAGGGCTCCTCCATGTCAGCGCGGTCGTGCAGTGCACGATCCTGGCCGCCGTCCTCGGCGTGGTGATCGGCGTCGCCGTCTACCGCAGCCCGATCGGCTCGGCCGTGGCCACGGCGCTGGCGAGCACGATCCTCACCGTTCCCTCCTTCGCCCTCCTGGGGCTGCTCATCCCGGTGTTCGGCCTCGGCGCGAACACCACGGTCATCGCGCTCGTGCTCTACGCGCTGCTGCCGATCGTGCGGAACACCATCGTCGGGCTGAGCGGCGTCGATCCGGCGGTCAGCGACGCGGCGCGCGGTATCGGCATGAGCCGGTTCGGCGTGCTGACCAGGGTGGAGCTGCGGCTCGCCTGGCCCGCGATCCTCGCCGGCATGCGGGTCGCGACGCAGATGCTCATGGGCATCGCGGTCATCGCGGCCTACGCGAAGGGCCCCGGCCTCGGCTCGGAGGTCTTCTCCGGCCTCACCAACGCGGGGAGCACGAACTCCCTCAACCAGGCACTGACCGGGACGCTCGGCGTGGTCGTCCTCGCACTGGTCCTCGACGCCGTTTACGTCCTGATCAACCGTTTGACCGTCTCTAGGGGTGTCCGTGGCTGA
- a CDS encoding ABC transporter ATP-binding protein encodes MSVAESETVSGVEIELENVTKRYPGTREPAVDDFSMVVPAGKIVVFVGPSGCGKTTTMRMINRLIEPTSGRITIGGDDALKLDVDTLRRRIGYAIQQAGLFPHFTVAQNIAVVPGLLGWDKKKVDDRVEEMMDLVGLDPADFRDRFPRQLSGGQQQRVGVARALAADPPVLLMDEPFGAVDPITRGNLQDELLRLQTELKKTIVFVTHDFDEAVKLGDKIAVLGNQSRILQYDTPDAILANPADDTVAGFVGAGASLKQLTLLRVRDVELKQDALTATVSESPSEVREKLTQQRKHFVLVLDQRRRPMRWVHVRELTAASSLSTAGKPLRDSVSLQSTLQDALEAMLAEGGSVPVTGARGEYAGTIELDTVIATIQQLREEHSDDNPAEGVTA; translated from the coding sequence GTGTCCGTGGCTGAGTCCGAAACCGTATCCGGCGTCGAGATCGAGCTGGAGAACGTCACGAAGCGCTACCCCGGCACCCGGGAGCCCGCGGTCGACGACTTCTCGATGGTGGTGCCCGCGGGCAAGATCGTGGTCTTCGTCGGCCCGTCCGGCTGCGGCAAGACCACGACCATGCGCATGATCAACCGGCTGATCGAGCCGACGTCGGGCCGGATCACCATCGGCGGCGACGACGCGCTGAAGCTCGACGTCGACACCCTGCGCCGCCGCATCGGCTACGCGATCCAGCAGGCCGGGCTCTTCCCGCATTTCACCGTCGCGCAGAACATCGCCGTGGTGCCGGGGCTGCTCGGCTGGGACAAGAAGAAGGTCGACGACCGGGTCGAGGAGATGATGGACCTGGTCGGGCTGGACCCGGCCGATTTCCGCGACCGGTTCCCGCGTCAGCTGTCCGGCGGGCAGCAGCAGCGGGTCGGCGTCGCGCGGGCGCTCGCGGCGGATCCGCCGGTGCTGCTGATGGACGAGCCGTTCGGCGCGGTCGACCCGATCACCCGCGGCAACCTGCAGGACGAACTGCTGCGGCTGCAGACCGAGCTGAAGAAGACGATCGTCTTCGTCACCCACGACTTCGACGAGGCCGTGAAGCTCGGCGACAAGATCGCGGTGCTGGGCAACCAGTCCCGGATCCTGCAGTACGACACCCCGGACGCGATCCTCGCGAACCCGGCCGACGACACGGTCGCCGGTTTCGTCGGCGCCGGTGCCTCGCTGAAGCAGCTGACGCTGCTGCGGGTCCGCGACGTCGAGCTGAAGCAGGACGCGCTCACGGCGACGGTGAGCGAATCGCCGTCCGAGGTGCGCGAGAAGCTGACACAGCAGCGCAAGCATTTCGTGCTGGTGCTCGACCAGCGGCGTCGTCCGATGCGGTGGGTGCACGTCCGCGAGCTGACCGCGGCGTCGTCGCTGTCCACCGCGGGCAAACCGCTGCGTGACTCGGTCAGCCTCCAGTCGACACTGCAGGACGCGCTCGAAGCCATGCTCGCCGAGGGCGGCAGCGTCCCGGTGACCGGCGCCCGTGGCGAATACGCCGGGACGATCGAGCTCGACACCGTCATCGCGACGATCCAGCAGCTGCGCGAGGAGCACTCCGACGACAACCCGGCGGAAGGTGTGACCGCATGA
- a CDS encoding ABC transporter permease, with protein sequence MTAVDTGFSTESSSRSAERVRLFAQPAAVLLIVAGVLIWVFSSELTATEKETLNAAGLFAALRDHLAMTVVVTAIVVAVAVPLGVLVTRPWAKWAAPVFLAVANIGQAAPALGVLVLWFIVTGATGGLWVAALPLAFYSLLPVLRNTMVGLQQVDPSLIDAGRGIGMSASGVLWRVEFPLAIPLILAGLRTSLVLAVGTATFGMFVNAGGFGLLIDTGYKLNLTKVLITGSVLAVALALLVDWLGAVAEQFFGPKGLR encoded by the coding sequence ATGACGGCCGTCGATACCGGGTTCTCCACCGAGTCCTCGTCGAGAAGCGCCGAACGGGTCCGGCTGTTCGCCCAGCCCGCGGCGGTGCTGCTGATCGTCGCCGGGGTGCTGATCTGGGTGTTCAGCAGTGAGCTGACCGCGACGGAGAAGGAGACCCTCAACGCCGCCGGGCTGTTCGCCGCGCTGCGCGACCACCTGGCGATGACCGTCGTGGTCACCGCGATCGTGGTCGCCGTCGCGGTACCGCTCGGCGTGCTCGTGACGCGGCCGTGGGCGAAATGGGCGGCGCCGGTCTTCCTGGCGGTCGCGAACATCGGCCAGGCCGCGCCCGCGCTGGGTGTGCTGGTGCTGTGGTTCATCGTCACCGGCGCCACCGGCGGGCTGTGGGTCGCCGCGCTTCCGCTGGCGTTCTACTCGCTGCTTCCGGTGCTGCGGAACACGATGGTCGGCCTGCAGCAGGTCGATCCGTCGCTGATCGACGCCGGCCGCGGGATCGGCATGTCGGCCTCCGGGGTGCTGTGGCGGGTCGAATTCCCGCTGGCCATCCCGCTGATCCTGGCCGGCCTGCGGACCTCGCTGGTGCTGGCCGTCGGCACGGCGACCTTCGGCATGTTCGTCAACGCCGGTGGGTTCGGCCTGCTGATCGACACCGGCTACAAGCTCAACCTGACGAAGGTGCTGATCACCGGCTCGGTGCTCGCCGTCGCGCTGGCGCTGCTGGTGGACTGGCTCGGCGCGGTGGCGGAACAGTTCTTCGGACCGAAGGGACTGCGCTGA
- a CDS encoding glycine betaine ABC transporter substrate-binding protein, with the protein MRLKAILGAVLLCGTLSACGLEVNTALPYKIEPGSIQPVESLKGVKVTVGSKDFTENIILGYMAEMALSAAGADVVDLTDIKGSNSSRQALLAGQTDVTWEYTGTGWINYQGNELPVPGGEKAQYEATKAADEAKFGVTWLNYSPLNDQYAFAVTEAYGAANNLKTTSDLAEFLKRKPDQNVFCLETEFTSRQDGFPAAVRAYGFQNPVIKNFGIGTIYSAVASGTCPIGEIFTTDGRIAGLNLRVLEDDKKAFPQYNAVPTLRTEFLNQHPEIRGPLEAVAAALDNEQMIELCKQVDVDGRDQGEVAYEWMKKKGFIK; encoded by the coding sequence ATGCGACTCAAAGCGATCCTCGGCGCGGTCCTGTTGTGCGGAACGCTTTCCGCGTGCGGGCTCGAGGTCAACACCGCGCTGCCGTACAAGATCGAACCCGGTTCCATCCAGCCCGTCGAGTCGCTCAAGGGCGTCAAGGTGACGGTGGGCTCGAAGGACTTCACCGAGAACATCATCCTGGGCTACATGGCCGAGATGGCGCTTTCCGCGGCGGGCGCGGACGTCGTCGACCTGACCGACATCAAGGGCTCGAACTCGTCGCGGCAGGCGCTGCTCGCCGGCCAGACCGACGTCACCTGGGAGTACACCGGCACCGGCTGGATCAACTACCAGGGCAACGAACTCCCCGTCCCCGGCGGGGAAAAGGCCCAGTACGAAGCCACGAAGGCGGCCGACGAGGCGAAGTTCGGCGTCACCTGGCTGAATTACTCGCCGCTCAACGACCAGTACGCCTTCGCGGTCACCGAGGCCTACGGTGCGGCGAACAACCTGAAGACGACGTCGGACCTGGCGGAGTTCCTGAAGCGGAAACCGGACCAGAACGTGTTCTGCCTGGAAACCGAATTCACCAGCCGCCAGGACGGTTTCCCGGCCGCCGTGCGGGCGTACGGGTTCCAGAATCCGGTGATCAAGAACTTCGGCATCGGGACGATCTACTCGGCCGTGGCGAGCGGGACCTGCCCGATCGGCGAGATCTTCACGACCGACGGCCGGATCGCCGGGCTGAACCTTCGCGTCCTCGAAGACGACAAGAAGGCGTTCCCGCAGTACAACGCCGTGCCGACGTTGCGGACGGAATTCCTGAACCAGCACCCGGAGATCCGCGGGCCGCTGGAAGCCGTCGCCGCCGCCCTCGACAACGAGCAGATGATCGAGCTGTGCAAGCAGGTCGACGTCGACGGTCGTGACCAGGGCGAGGTCGCCTACGAATGGATGAAGAAGAAGGGTTTCATCAAGTAA
- a CDS encoding DUF6474 family protein, whose protein sequence is MARKAKAIEGEGRFTPKKAKNAVAVAKVVGPAVLPVIAPYAVRAAGAARELYDRYQAKKLGVAVDQLGEFSGRGAALHARIAGLTQGLAELKRSAKATDADAAFAKDTQGTLEQLSATVRASERMPAARRKAAHRAVAGELDQLEGKLLHRLGI, encoded by the coding sequence ATGGCGCGCAAGGCCAAAGCCATCGAGGGCGAAGGCAGGTTTACCCCGAAGAAGGCGAAGAACGCCGTCGCGGTGGCCAAAGTGGTCGGACCGGCCGTACTGCCGGTGATCGCGCCGTACGCCGTTCGAGCGGCGGGCGCCGCACGAGAGCTATACGACCGTTATCAAGCGAAGAAGCTCGGCGTCGCCGTCGACCAGCTCGGCGAGTTCAGCGGACGCGGTGCCGCGCTGCACGCGCGGATCGCGGGGCTGACGCAGGGGCTCGCGGAGCTGAAGAGGTCCGCGAAGGCGACAGACGCCGACGCGGCCTTCGCGAAGGACACCCAGGGGACGCTGGAGCAGCTTTCGGCAACCGTTCGCGCTTCGGAGCGGATGCCCGCCGCGCGGCGGAAGGCGGCGCACCGGGCCGTGGCCGGGGAGCTGGACCAGCTCGAGGGGAAGCTGCTGCACCGGCTGGGGATCTGA
- a CDS encoding TM0106 family RecB-like putative nuclease has product MSACRWPSRVLSVSNEVLLDAGAVSRCRRRVHLEHDPAMREVPLAPPDPAAQQRIADASAHRDAIVRRLMDATGPDATWVKIPRDLPAAERVQLTEEAFAAEARYIWGALLPVDRAGHRRGGSELLVHTGDGYVPVLVVRHRITDRGAGAPTTAMTDLDPANRVPDAARKVRSQPRDQMRLAHLYRMLEALGKHEGHRAVGGVIGLDADVVVWHDLSAATWPGGRSALTEYQSRFADRLAIATAAAEGDEPLAEPSRVLECRRCPWWPTCEVVLTETRDVSLVVRGEDAMELRRAGVSTVDKLAALDPADEPPPMNWTGGTFADSIILARAWLADLTMVRKVDRVEVSRGDVEVDVDMESFGDSGAYLWGSLLTGADIGMEQGYRAFATWEPLPTADEARSFAEFWAWFTEVRERTLAAGLTFRAYCYNALAENRWLFGSASRFGDYPGVPKKAEIASFVDSEEWIDLFRSVTDQFLCSHGKGLKVIAPVAGFAWRDPEAGGEASMRWYRDAVGMDGGVPDDVQRERLLRYNEDDVLATHALRNWMTDHAQTSVPYMNDL; this is encoded by the coding sequence ATGTCGGCTTGCCGGTGGCCTTCTAGAGTGTTGTCCGTGAGTAACGAGGTGCTACTGGACGCGGGAGCGGTGAGCCGCTGCCGGCGTCGCGTGCACCTGGAACACGATCCGGCGATGCGCGAGGTCCCGCTCGCCCCGCCCGACCCCGCCGCACAGCAGCGGATCGCCGACGCGTCAGCGCATCGCGACGCGATCGTGCGGCGGCTCATGGACGCCACCGGACCCGATGCGACCTGGGTCAAGATCCCTCGCGACCTCCCTGCCGCCGAGCGCGTGCAGCTCACCGAAGAGGCCTTCGCCGCCGAAGCGCGCTACATCTGGGGCGCGCTGCTCCCGGTGGATCGCGCCGGTCATCGGCGTGGCGGCTCCGAACTCCTGGTCCACACCGGCGACGGCTACGTGCCGGTGCTGGTCGTGCGGCACCGCATCACCGATCGCGGTGCGGGCGCGCCGACCACCGCGATGACCGACCTCGATCCGGCGAACCGGGTGCCCGACGCGGCGCGAAAGGTCCGCTCGCAGCCACGGGACCAGATGCGGCTCGCGCACCTCTATCGGATGCTCGAAGCGCTCGGAAAGCACGAAGGACACCGCGCGGTCGGGGGCGTCATCGGGCTCGACGCGGACGTCGTCGTCTGGCACGACCTGTCCGCGGCCACCTGGCCTGGCGGCCGAAGCGCGCTGACGGAGTACCAGAGCCGCTTCGCCGACAGGCTCGCCATCGCGACCGCCGCCGCCGAAGGGGACGAGCCGCTCGCCGAGCCTTCCCGCGTCCTCGAATGCCGGCGCTGCCCCTGGTGGCCGACGTGCGAGGTCGTGCTCACCGAAACCCGCGACGTCAGCCTGGTCGTCCGCGGCGAGGACGCGATGGAACTGCGCCGCGCCGGGGTGTCCACAGTGGACAAGCTGGCCGCGCTGGATCCGGCCGACGAGCCCCCGCCGATGAACTGGACCGGCGGCACCTTCGCCGACTCGATCATCCTGGCGCGCGCCTGGCTCGCCGATCTCACGATGGTGCGCAAGGTCGACCGCGTCGAGGTCTCGCGCGGCGACGTCGAGGTCGACGTCGACATGGAGAGCTTCGGTGATTCCGGCGCGTACCTGTGGGGTTCGCTGCTGACCGGCGCCGACATCGGGATGGAGCAGGGCTATCGGGCGTTCGCGACCTGGGAGCCGCTGCCGACCGCCGACGAGGCCCGGTCGTTCGCGGAGTTCTGGGCCTGGTTCACCGAAGTCCGCGAGCGCACGCTCGCCGCGGGCCTGACCTTCCGCGCCTACTGCTACAACGCGCTCGCCGAGAACCGCTGGCTCTTCGGCTCCGCGAGCCGGTTCGGCGACTACCCCGGCGTCCCCAAGAAGGCCGAGATCGCGTCCTTTGTGGACTCCGAAGAATGGATCGACCTCTTCCGCAGCGTCACCGACCAGTTCCTGTGTTCGCACGGCAAGGGACTCAAGGTCATCGCCCCGGTCGCCGGGTTCGCGTGGCGCGATCCGGAAGCGGGCGGCGAGGCGTCGATGCGGTGGTACCGCGACGCCGTCGGCATGGACGGCGGCGTCCCCGACGACGTCCAGCGGGAGCGCCTGCTGCGCTACAACGAGGACGACGTCCTGGCCACGCACGCGCTGCGGAACTGGATGACCGACCACGCGCAGACGTCCGTGCCGTACATGAACGACCTCTGA
- a CDS encoding PadR family transcriptional regulator — MKRRKVGNLLALAILSTLNERPMHPYEMASVLKSRGKDRDMGIKWGSFYTVVGNLRKHGLIEAAESGRDGARPERTVYRITDAGRDEMLDWLRELLAGLAPEEPKFVAGLSVMGWLGPDEVVALFRTRLAALEEDIASTRAELTRLLEEIPRLVLLETEYHLAIRVAEAEWVRSILGELTSGSMPGLAQWRAMLAERGSTRS, encoded by the coding sequence GTGAAGCGGCGCAAGGTCGGGAATCTGCTGGCGCTGGCGATCCTGTCCACGCTGAACGAGCGCCCCATGCATCCGTACGAAATGGCCTCGGTCCTGAAGAGCCGCGGCAAGGACCGCGACATGGGGATCAAATGGGGTTCCTTCTACACGGTCGTCGGCAACCTGCGGAAACACGGTCTCATCGAGGCCGCGGAGAGCGGTCGCGACGGCGCCCGCCCCGAACGAACGGTGTACCGGATCACCGACGCCGGCCGTGACGAAATGCTCGACTGGCTGCGCGAGCTCCTGGCCGGGCTCGCCCCGGAGGAGCCGAAGTTCGTCGCCGGGCTGTCGGTGATGGGATGGCTCGGTCCGGACGAGGTGGTCGCCCTGTTCCGCACCAGGCTGGCGGCGCTGGAGGAGGACATCGCCTCGACGCGAGCGGAGCTGACGCGGCTCCTCGAAGAGATCCCGCGGCTGGTGCTGCTCGAAACCGAGTACCACCTGGCGATCCGGGTCGCCGAGGCCGAATGGGTCCGCTCGATCCTCGGGGAACTGACTTCCGGCTCGATGCCGGGGCTCGCGCAGTGGCGGGCCATGCTGGCGGAAAGGGGGAGTACCCGCAGCTGA
- a CDS encoding class I SAM-dependent methyltransferase yields MSNIKDRKRFKILPEMGGALARNYARQRGTGPQIEQWRQQARELTADLPEGAKILEVAFGPGYFAVELARLGFSVTGLDVAPTFVEIASEYARTEGVEVSFREGDVAAMPFDDESFDLVVCQAAFKNFVWPVKALDEMHRVLRPGGTAVVQDMNRDSTDGDIVREVESMKLGKLAALGVRQALTGLRRRAYTPVDFGGLVAETAFRTGEITTSGITLDVRLRRP; encoded by the coding sequence ATGTCGAACATCAAGGACAGGAAACGGTTCAAGATCTTGCCGGAGATGGGCGGCGCGCTGGCGCGGAACTACGCCCGGCAGCGCGGCACCGGACCGCAGATCGAACAATGGCGGCAGCAGGCGCGCGAACTCACCGCGGACCTGCCGGAAGGCGCGAAGATCCTCGAGGTCGCCTTCGGCCCCGGCTACTTCGCCGTCGAACTCGCGCGGCTCGGGTTCTCCGTCACCGGCCTCGACGTCGCGCCGACGTTCGTCGAGATCGCGAGCGAATACGCGCGAACTGAAGGAGTCGAGGTCTCGTTCCGCGAGGGCGATGTCGCGGCGATGCCGTTCGACGACGAGTCGTTCGATTTGGTCGTCTGTCAGGCGGCGTTCAAGAACTTCGTGTGGCCGGTGAAGGCGCTCGACGAGATGCACCGCGTGCTGCGCCCGGGCGGGACGGCCGTGGTGCAGGACATGAACCGCGACTCGACCGATGGCGACATCGTGCGCGAGGTGGAGAGCATGAAGCTCGGGAAGCTGGCGGCACTCGGTGTGCGGCAGGCGCTCACCGGGCTGCGGCGGCGGGCGTACACGCCGGTCGATTTCGGCGGGCTGGTCGCCGAAACCGCGTTCCGGACGGGTGAGATCACGACGTCGGGCATCACGCTGGACGTCCGCCTCCGCCGCCCCTGA
- a CDS encoding SDR family NAD(P)-dependent oxidoreductase, with the protein MQITDTAALVTGGASGLGGATAKALAAKGARVFALDLAGAIANAEQIEGITYVEADVTDPEQVRAAVATAAESGVPLRTVVNCAGIGPSARILSKKGPHDLALYAKVVQINLIGSFNVLTLASEAIAKTEPLADNARGVIINTASVAAFDGQIGQVAYSSSKGGIVGMTLPAARDLASHGIRVLTIAPGIVDTPMLATVSEEFRASLAEGVPFPKRLARPDEYAQLALSLIDHDYLNGEVIRMDGSLRMAPR; encoded by the coding sequence ATGCAGATCACCGATACCGCGGCGCTCGTCACGGGTGGCGCGTCCGGGCTCGGCGGCGCGACCGCGAAGGCGCTCGCCGCGAAGGGCGCGCGGGTCTTCGCGCTGGACCTCGCCGGCGCCATCGCCAACGCCGAGCAGATCGAGGGCATCACCTACGTCGAGGCGGACGTGACCGACCCGGAGCAGGTACGCGCCGCCGTCGCGACCGCGGCCGAGTCCGGGGTGCCGCTGCGGACCGTGGTGAACTGCGCCGGGATCGGGCCGTCCGCGCGGATCCTTTCGAAGAAGGGCCCGCACGACCTCGCCCTCTACGCGAAGGTCGTCCAGATCAACCTGATCGGCTCCTTCAACGTGCTGACGCTGGCCTCCGAGGCCATCGCCAAGACCGAGCCACTGGCCGACAACGCGCGCGGCGTCATCATCAACACCGCGTCGGTCGCCGCCTTCGACGGCCAGATCGGGCAGGTCGCGTACTCGTCGTCCAAGGGCGGCATCGTCGGAATGACCCTGCCCGCCGCGCGCGACCTCGCGTCGCACGGGATCCGCGTGCTGACCATCGCGCCGGGCATCGTCGACACCCCGATGCTGGCGACGGTGAGCGAGGAGTTCCGCGCTTCGCTGGCCGAGGGCGTGCCGTTCCCGAAGCGGCTCGCGCGGCCGGACGAGTACGCGCAGCTCGCGCTGTCGCTGATCGACCACGACTACCTGAACGGCGAGGTCATCCGGATGGACGGCTCGCTGCGCATGGCCCCTCGCTGA
- a CDS encoding UDP-glucose dehydrogenase family protein, with amino-acid sequence MSAARIVVVGTGYVGLTTGACLAGLGHRVTCVDVDQAKVARLSAGRVDILEPGLSELVSRGLTSGRLEFVVGARDAVRDAEAVFLCVPTPMGAGGSADLRAVEAVTAEIGDVIPPGCALITKSTVPVGTSKRIQAMLGRTDVPVVSNPEFLREGTAVEDFLGPDRIVVGSDDAAAARWVGDLYADLAAPVVVADAASAELVKYAANCFLAMKLSYVNSIAELCERLGADIDLVTEGMGYDRRIGRSFLKPGPGWGGSCLPKDTSALVKVAESVQYDFTLLTSAIEENIAQRDRIVAKIAGAVGGTLAGSRIGVLGLAFKAGTNDLRDSPALAVASVLGALGAELTAYDPAVGGHIDGMTVVDDPYQVAKAADAVVVLTEWDEFKRLDWTYMAEQMDGDSVVDTRNLLDPHQILDAGLSWQGVGRPRAALRRKVAVS; translated from the coding sequence ATGAGCGCTGCTCGGATCGTGGTGGTGGGGACCGGTTACGTCGGATTGACCACGGGGGCCTGCCTGGCCGGCCTGGGGCATCGAGTCACTTGCGTCGATGTCGACCAGGCGAAGGTCGCAAGGCTTTCCGCCGGACGGGTGGACATCCTGGAGCCGGGATTGTCCGAGCTGGTGTCGAGGGGGCTGACCAGCGGGAGACTCGAGTTCGTGGTCGGGGCGCGCGACGCCGTTCGCGACGCCGAGGCCGTTTTCCTTTGTGTGCCAACGCCGATGGGTGCGGGTGGCTCGGCGGACCTGCGGGCGGTCGAAGCCGTGACCGCCGAGATCGGAGACGTCATCCCGCCGGGGTGCGCGCTGATCACCAAATCGACCGTTCCGGTGGGGACGTCGAAGCGCATCCAGGCGATGCTCGGCCGCACGGACGTCCCGGTGGTGTCGAACCCCGAGTTCCTGCGTGAGGGCACAGCGGTCGAGGATTTCCTCGGCCCCGACCGGATCGTCGTCGGCTCGGACGACGCCGCGGCCGCCCGCTGGGTCGGCGATCTCTACGCCGACCTCGCCGCCCCGGTCGTCGTCGCCGACGCGGCCAGCGCGGAACTGGTGAAGTACGCGGCGAACTGCTTCCTCGCGATGAAACTGTCCTATGTGAACTCGATCGCCGAACTGTGCGAACGCCTCGGCGCCGACATCGACCTGGTCACCGAGGGCATGGGCTACGACCGGCGTATCGGCCGCTCGTTCCTTAAACCCGGACCCGGCTGGGGCGGCTCGTGCCTGCCGAAGGACACCAGCGCGCTGGTGAAGGTCGCCGAGTCGGTGCAGTACGACTTCACGCTGCTCACCTCGGCGATCGAGGAGAACATCGCGCAGCGGGACCGGATCGTCGCGAAGATCGCCGGCGCCGTCGGCGGCACGCTGGCCGGTTCGCGGATCGGCGTCCTCGGGCTGGCGTTCAAAGCAGGGACGAACGACCTGCGCGATTCGCCCGCCCTCGCGGTCGCGTCCGTGCTGGGCGCGCTCGGCGCGGAACTGACCGCCTACGACCCCGCCGTCGGCGGGCATATCGACGGCATGACCGTGGTCGACGACCCGTACCAGGTCGCGAAGGCGGCCGACGCCGTCGTCGTGCTGACGGAATGGGACGAGTTCAAACGGCTCGACTGGACCTACATGGCCGAGCAGATGGACGGCGATTCGGTCGTCGACACCCGCAATCTCCTCGACCCGCACCAGATCCTGGACGCGGGCCTGTCGTGGCAGGGGGTCGGGCGGCCGCGGGCGGCGCTGCGGCGGAAGGTCGCCGTTTCATGA
- a CDS encoding TetR/AcrR family transcriptional regulator, whose protein sequence is MGNREDLMAGAIECLKEKGWSRTTVRDIATAAGVSHAAIGYHFGSREALLLTAFSQAMDDWGKEIQVEMRGAVDPDASPSEQYAASWRAMIDSYGRNRQLWIASIEAFVQSEHHPELRKQLAAAQREGRRGMAAGILGIDEDTLTEADERRIGAVATALNSGVMLQHMLDPENGPTAEEVVDGLLKLVSLVS, encoded by the coding sequence ATGGGTAATCGCGAGGACCTGATGGCGGGCGCCATCGAGTGTTTGAAGGAAAAGGGCTGGTCACGCACGACGGTGCGGGACATCGCGACGGCGGCGGGAGTCAGCCACGCGGCGATCGGCTATCACTTCGGATCGCGCGAAGCCCTGCTGCTCACGGCGTTCTCGCAGGCGATGGACGACTGGGGCAAGGAGATCCAGGTCGAGATGCGGGGTGCCGTCGACCCCGACGCGTCACCGTCCGAGCAGTACGCGGCTTCCTGGCGCGCGATGATCGACTCGTACGGGCGCAACCGCCAGCTGTGGATCGCCTCGATCGAGGCGTTCGTGCAGTCCGAACATCACCCTGAGCTGCGGAAACAGCTCGCCGCCGCGCAGCGCGAGGGCCGCCGGGGAATGGCGGCGGGCATCCTCGGGATCGACGAGGACACCCTCACCGAGGCGGACGAACGCCGGATCGGCGCGGTCGCCACGGCCCTGAATTCGGGCGTGATGCTGCAGCACATGCTCGATCCGGAGAACGGTCCGACGGCCGAGGAGGTCGTGGACGGGCTGCTCAAGCTCGTTTCGCTGGTGTCATGA